One part of the Dermacentor andersoni chromosome 2, qqDerAnde1_hic_scaffold, whole genome shotgun sequence genome encodes these proteins:
- the LOC126540473 gene encoding uncharacterized protein — protein sequence MLKYKSRTVNAGYSQFTRYKRRNILCTSALEIMRLISTAICIVVLVASTVDAHAIPEEESNLEATFDRAAKCATQDAVYVGEILREVAQTLAEDEDINSESDEYFLRALWEKTKDALKNATEKVKVTVKGAYDNAKGHITKAAEDAKKKIQDKAAEIISKLLTKVTSGYAVEDSANHGNFIKMFVGVVMRAAERFMKMGKALESIQN from the exons ATGCTAAAGTATAAAAGCCGGACTGTTAACGCAGGTTACTCACAATTCACTCGATACAAACGGAGAAATATCCTGTGCACTTCTGCTTTAG AGATCATGAGGCTCATTTCCACAGCCATTTGTATCGTGGTGCTCGTCGCCTCTACGG TGGACGCACACGCCATTCCCGAAGAGGAGTCCAACCTTGAAGCAACATTCGACAGGGCGGCCAAATGTGCCACTCAAGATGCTGTTTATGTGGGTGAGATCCTGCGAGAAGTGGCCCAGACCCTAGCTGAGGACGAGGACATTAATTCTGAG AGCGATGAGTACTTTTTGCGTGCTCTGTGGGAGAAAACAAAGGACGCTTTAAAAAACGCCACTGAAAAGGTGAAAGTGACCGTaaaaggcgcctacgacaatgcCAAAGGCCACATCACAAAAGCCGCTGAGGACGCCAAGAAGAAGATCCAAGACAAGGCAGCCGAGATCATCTCCAAGTTGTTAACCAAAGTTACGAGTGGCTATGCCGTGGAAGATTCTGCCAATCATGGCAACTTTATCAAGATGTTTGTCGGTGTCGTCATGCGAGCTGCCGAGCGATTCATGAAAATGGGCAAGGCTTTGGAAAGCATTCAGAactga